Proteins from a genomic interval of Paenibacillus sp. RC334:
- a CDS encoding ABC transporter permease: MAVYTLRRLIQMIPALLGIIVITFIISRVLPGDPAVMLAGEQATPETIENIRSSMGLDQPKYIQFFHYVVGLFQGDLGQAYHTGQSVASDFATRFPATIELALASLVIAILVAIPIGILAATRKESIVDHISRVFSLIGACMPIFWIGLLFIYIFYAKWGIAPAPMGRISGDINPPTNITGLYVIDSLMTGDFVALKSSLSHLVLPAICLSTGTMAIVARMMRSSMLEVIGQDFVRTARAKGLREGVVIYKHALINAFIPTLTVLGLQVGYLIGGAVITETIFTWPGVGSYVTDSILAADYAPIQAFTLVSALIYSFINLGVDLVYGLIDPRIRYE; the protein is encoded by the coding sequence GTGGCCGTTTACACACTACGCAGATTAATACAGATGATTCCGGCACTGCTTGGTATTATCGTCATTACATTCATTATCTCGAGAGTGCTTCCGGGTGATCCTGCCGTGATGCTTGCGGGGGAACAGGCTACACCTGAGACAATTGAAAATATTCGCAGTAGCATGGGACTGGATCAACCGAAGTACATTCAATTTTTTCATTATGTAGTTGGATTGTTTCAAGGTGATCTGGGTCAGGCTTATCACACCGGGCAATCAGTGGCGAGTGATTTTGCTACCCGGTTTCCGGCAACCATCGAGCTGGCGCTGGCAAGCTTGGTTATTGCGATCCTGGTGGCAATCCCGATTGGGATTTTGGCCGCAACCCGAAAAGAATCCATTGTTGACCACATTTCACGTGTGTTTTCTTTGATCGGTGCATGTATGCCGATCTTCTGGATTGGACTGTTGTTCATTTATATTTTTTATGCCAAATGGGGCATTGCTCCTGCGCCAATGGGCCGAATCAGCGGTGACATCAATCCACCAACAAACATTACGGGACTTTATGTAATCGATAGTTTGATGACTGGTGATTTTGTAGCTTTAAAAAGCAGTTTATCCCATTTAGTCCTGCCAGCAATCTGCCTCAGCACAGGTACGATGGCGATTGTGGCACGGATGATGCGTTCCAGCATGTTGGAAGTCATCGGGCAGGATTTTGTCCGAACGGCCAGAGCCAAAGGTCTGCGTGAGGGAGTAGTCATTTACAAGCACGCTCTGATTAACGCTTTTATTCCGACACTTACCGTACTTGGCTTGCAGGTCGGCTATCTGATTGGTGGGGCGGTTATAACGGAAACCATTTTTACCTGGCCGGGAGTCGGCAGTTATGTGACGGATTCCATTTTGGCCGCTGATTACGCGCCCATTCAAGCTTTTACCTTAGTGAGTGCGTTGATTTACAGCTTTATCAACCTTGGAGTCGACCTGGTTTACGGATTAATTGATCCGCGTATCCGGTACGAATAA
- a CDS encoding ABC transporter permease codes for MSTASDLVAKAAVPQPNAAAIPKRKTFWRLLFSNKLALIGFIFIVGWTLIAILSSWIVPHDPYVTDPANKLLPPSAEHWFGTDNYGRDILSRVIYGARISIWTGMIAVSISFIIGVPLGAIAGFYGGRMGSIIMRCMDILLAFPSLVLAMAIAAAMGPGLMSALIAVGIVGIPEFARLIHGQTISLREKEFVEASRAIGVTNGTILFRHILPNALAPLLVNATLGMGFAILTSASLSFLGLGVKPPIAEWGAMISEGRAYIISGEWWIVTFPGLGIATAILGFNLLGDGLRDVLDPRLRSSK; via the coding sequence ATGAGCACTGCAAGTGATTTGGTAGCAAAAGCGGCTGTACCTCAGCCCAATGCAGCCGCTATACCGAAAAGAAAGACCTTTTGGCGATTGTTGTTTAGCAACAAGCTCGCTTTAATCGGATTCATCTTTATTGTGGGATGGACGCTGATCGCGATCCTCTCATCATGGATCGTACCACATGATCCTTACGTAACCGACCCGGCTAACAAGCTGTTGCCGCCAAGTGCAGAACACTGGTTTGGGACCGATAATTACGGACGTGACATTCTCAGCCGTGTTATTTATGGAGCGAGAATCAGCATATGGACCGGGATGATCGCCGTGTCGATCTCATTTATCATCGGCGTACCGCTTGGAGCCATCGCTGGCTTCTACGGCGGTCGAATGGGCAGCATTATTATGCGCTGCATGGATATTCTGCTTGCTTTCCCATCGCTGGTACTGGCTATGGCGATCGCTGCGGCCATGGGACCAGGACTGATGAGCGCACTTATCGCCGTGGGGATTGTAGGCATACCCGAATTCGCCAGACTGATTCACGGACAAACCATTTCTCTGCGGGAAAAGGAGTTTGTTGAGGCCAGCCGGGCCATTGGTGTAACGAACGGAACGATCCTGTTTCGCCACATTCTACCCAATGCGCTTGCTCCACTGCTTGTGAATGCAACGCTGGGGATGGGCTTTGCCATCCTGACCTCTGCCAGTCTCAGCTTCCTCGGTCTTGGCGTCAAACCCCCGATTGCCGAGTGGGGCGCGATGATTTCAGAAGGGCGGGCATATATCATTTCCGGTGAGTGGTGGATTGTGACCTTCCCGGGTCTTGGAATTGCGACAGCTATTTTGGGTTTCAATTTGCTTGGAGACGGTTTGCGGGATGTGCTTGATCCCAGACTGCGCTCTAGCAAATAA